The following proteins are encoded in a genomic region of Dokdonia donghaensis DSW-1:
- a CDS encoding exonuclease domain-containing protein, giving the protein MTELAPTYHCIIDVETTGKGINGNRITEICAVRLKDGEIIDKFTSLVNPEQYIPPFITNLTGIDDAMVEDAPLFEEIAQRVLEITEGAIFVAHNVNFDFNVIKGEFKRLGVSFVRKKLCTVRLSRKLIPNLFSYSLGNLCASIGIPLNNRHRAEGDTDATVILFKRLLDLDEDKKVMNAFLNVRSKEATLPPHLPSRIIQELPETAGIYLFKDRAGKIIYVGKAINIKKRVLSHFYDKKNKEYLLGQETYQIDYEVTGNELCALLLESEYIEQYFPKFNRAQKMPVSTYTIVSYENRKGILQLAVAKSKYRASATDKVYTKAKATERLMELCDTYHLCARFCGLQATFGQCSHYRLKGCKGVCNDEEAVTDYNERVHQALAAFYSENDTYLIKERGRTEDETAFIYIDKGVYKGFGFVPETEQLSHFDEVASYLNLKKSTYHTDVILRSYLRRHKNPRIIPLAISA; this is encoded by the coding sequence ATGACTGAGTTAGCACCTACATATCATTGCATTATAGACGTTGAGACTACGGGTAAAGGAATAAACGGTAATCGCATTACCGAGATTTGTGCCGTACGTCTTAAAGATGGAGAAATAATAGACAAGTTTACATCGCTTGTAAACCCAGAGCAATACATTCCACCATTTATTACTAATCTTACTGGTATAGATGATGCAATGGTAGAAGATGCACCCCTCTTTGAAGAAATCGCTCAGCGCGTTTTGGAAATTACAGAGGGTGCCATTTTTGTAGCTCACAATGTCAACTTTGACTTTAATGTGATTAAAGGAGAGTTTAAAAGGCTGGGTGTTTCTTTTGTGCGTAAAAAGTTGTGCACGGTACGACTTTCGCGCAAGCTTATTCCTAATTTATTTAGTTACTCACTAGGTAATCTTTGTGCGTCAATAGGGATACCGCTTAATAACAGACACCGCGCAGAGGGTGATACAGATGCAACGGTTATTCTCTTTAAAAGATTACTAGATCTAGATGAAGATAAAAAGGTGATGAATGCATTTTTAAATGTACGGTCTAAAGAGGCTACATTACCCCCTCACCTACCTTCACGTATTATTCAAGAGCTTCCAGAAACTGCAGGTATTTATTTATTTAAAGACCGTGCGGGTAAAATCATTTACGTAGGGAAAGCGATTAATATCAAGAAACGTGTGTTATCACACTTTTATGATAAAAAGAATAAGGAATATCTCCTAGGTCAAGAAACCTATCAAATAGATTATGAAGTAACAGGTAATGAACTTTGCGCACTACTTCTAGAGTCTGAATATATAGAACAGTATTTTCCAAAATTTAATAGAGCACAAAAAATGCCAGTAAGTACATACACCATTGTGTCTTACGAAAATAGAAAAGGAATCTTACAACTCGCTGTTGCAAAGTCTAAGTATCGTGCAAGTGCAACAGATAAAGTTTATACTAAAGCAAAAGCCACAGAGCGTTTAATGGAGCTTTGTGATACCTATCACCTTTGTGCACGTTTTTGTGGGTTGCAGGCTACTTTTGGTCAGTGTTCACATTACCGTCTTAAAGGATGTAAAGGAGTGTGTAATGACGAAGAAGCCGTCACAGATTATAACGAGCGAGTACATCAAGCACTAGCGGCTTTTTACTCAGAAAATGACACATATCTTATTAAAGAACGTGGCCGTACTGAAGATGAAACGGCTTTTATCTACATAGATAAAGGGGTTTACAAAGGTTTTGGTTTTGTGCCAGAGACAGAGCAGCTTAGTCATTTTGATGAAGTAGCTTCATATCTTAATCTTAAGAAAAGTACCTACCACACAGATGTTATTTTGAGAAGTTACCTGCGTAGACATAAAAACCCAAGGATAATTCCCCTAGCTATTTCTGCCTGA
- a CDS encoding EF-hand domain-containing protein produces the protein MATKDMILNKLQILITQEFDSPEQAFAFFDEDGNGTLSKSEIKALLKKAEVSGFIRSIVANALIEGYSKDGNDNVSWEEFKAALDEIKDKD, from the coding sequence ATGGCAACCAAAGATATGATCCTCAATAAACTGCAAATTCTCATCACTCAAGAATTTGATAGTCCAGAGCAGGCTTTTGCATTTTTTGACGAAGATGGAAATGGAACACTTTCTAAAAGTGAGATTAAAGCATTGCTTAAAAAAGCCGAAGTAAGCGGATTTATAAGGTCTATCGTGGCAAATGCACTTATAGAAGGATATAGCAAAGATGGAAATGATAATGTGAGCTGGGAAGAATTTAAGGCAGCACTTGATGAAATTAAAGACAAAGACTAA
- a CDS encoding alkene reductase gives MDTNSQLLSPLNTERLSLKNKVVMAPLTRSRATQEHIPTAIMSLYYGQRAGAGLIITEGTAPSPNGVGYARIPGIYNSDQVEAWKPATEAVHNKGGKIFMQLMHTGRILHPDNMPEGAKILAPSAIQPEDTKMYVDGKGELEIPEPTAMTQDDINTVIDEYVQAAKNAIEAGFDGVEVHSANGYLLDQFVNAGTNKRTDNYGGSAENRSRLTLEVTAKVIEAIGKDKVGIRLSPNGAMNDLGPFEGQEETFDYLSKELEKLDVLYIHLVNHSSMGAPALPDDIRTNIRDNYNGLLILSGGYDAQEANKDLEDNKGDLIAFGRKFIANPDLVTRFEKDASLNEPDQDTFYTPGKEGYTDYPTLEESK, from the coding sequence ATGGATACTAATAGCCAACTATTATCACCGCTCAATACTGAGCGTTTATCACTTAAAAACAAGGTAGTTATGGCACCTCTCACAAGGTCAAGAGCTACTCAAGAACATATACCTACAGCGATAATGTCACTCTATTACGGGCAACGTGCAGGTGCTGGATTAATTATTACTGAAGGTACAGCCCCTTCACCTAATGGTGTAGGATACGCACGCATACCAGGTATTTATAACAGTGATCAAGTAGAAGCTTGGAAACCAGCAACAGAGGCCGTTCATAATAAAGGCGGAAAAATCTTTATGCAACTTATGCATACAGGTAGAATATTGCATCCAGATAATATGCCAGAAGGGGCAAAAATACTTGCACCATCTGCCATACAACCAGAAGATACAAAGATGTATGTAGACGGTAAGGGTGAGTTAGAAATCCCAGAGCCTACTGCGATGACTCAAGACGATATTAATACTGTGATTGATGAATATGTACAAGCGGCAAAAAATGCTATTGAAGCTGGTTTTGACGGAGTAGAGGTACACAGCGCAAACGGCTATTTACTGGATCAATTTGTAAACGCAGGCACAAATAAAAGAACAGACAACTACGGAGGCTCTGCCGAAAACAGAAGCAGATTAACACTAGAAGTCACTGCAAAAGTTATTGAGGCTATAGGAAAAGATAAGGTAGGTATACGCTTATCTCCTAATGGTGCGATGAATGATTTAGGACCTTTTGAAGGGCAAGAAGAGACATTTGATTATCTATCAAAAGAGTTAGAAAAACTGGATGTATTATATATACATCTCGTAAATCACAGCTCTATGGGTGCACCAGCTTTACCAGATGACATACGTACTAATATACGTGATAATTATAATGGCCTACTTATTTTAAGTGGAGGCTATGATGCTCAAGAGGCAAATAAAGACTTAGAAGATAATAAAGGGGATCTTATTGCCTTTGGCCGTAAATTTATTGCAAATCCAGATTTGGTAACACGATTTGAAAAAGATGCTTCACTTAACGAGCCAGATCAAGATACATTTTATACGCCTGGTAAAGAAGGATACACAGATTACCCAACGCTAGAAGAGAGTAAGTAA